One Rosa chinensis cultivar Old Blush chromosome 5, RchiOBHm-V2, whole genome shotgun sequence genomic region harbors:
- the LOC112166702 gene encoding cell wall / vacuolar inhibitor of fructosidase 2, protein MVKYYHILCLSTLSLFQCFFFFIPCAATTTTKSAGIQPTKLVDSVCRKTYSSYSFCVESLYSDPRTPTADSYVLAYISFGLAYLNASTTQQHVARLLNKTAAGHSQQQLQRCYHDYNKAISALQLAYNDLNSETFFELADLAGVASLAADDCQAALNTTFSPLTNMNSDLKGLCKICVVVSKLFTGLTLK, encoded by the coding sequence ATGGTGAAATATTATCATATCCTGTGTCTCTCAACTCTATCCTTGTTtcaatgcttcttcttcttcataccaTGTGCTGCTACCACTACTACCAAGTCTGCTGGAATTCAGCCAACCAAGCTTGTAGACTCTGTTTGTCGGAAAACTTATTCGAGTTACTCGTTCTGTGTGGAGTCTCTCTATAGCGACCCAAGGACTCCAACTGCTGACAGCTATGTGCTTGCCTACATCTCCTTTGGCTTGGCGTATCTCAATGCCTCCACCACCCAACAGCATGTTGCCCGCCTGTTAAACAAGACAGCAGCAGGGCATAGCCAGCAGCAGCTGCAAAGATGTTACCATGATTACAACAAGGCCATTTCTGCGCTGCAACTCGCTTACAACGACCTCAATTCCGAAACTTTCTTTGAGCTTGCTGATTTGGCAGGTGTTGCTTCTCTTGCTGCCGATGATTGCCAAGCTGCTTTGAATACCACTTTTTCCCCTCTCACCAACATGAATAGTGATCTCAAGGGTCTCTGTAAAATCTGTGTGGTTGTCTCTAAACTCTTTACTGGACTTACTCTGAAATGA